The following coding sequences are from one Bacteroidia bacterium window:
- a CDS encoding PLP-dependent transferase, whose amino-acid sequence MENTNSGFNTKLIHAGDAHDQWGSAVTPIYQTSTFAFKNAKHGADCFAGKEKGFIYTRIGNPTIEALEKKVAVLENGFGGIALASGMAAVTAVYMTLLSKDSHVLSTSAVYGPSRSVLETHFMKFGVECTFVDTSNIENIEKNIRPNTKMLYIETPGNPTISITDIAACAEIAHKHGIPVVVDNTFCSPYLQKPLDLGADIVLHSITKFINGHADVVGGVIIAKDSEMYAKLRKTMVYMGGNMDPHQAYLVVRGIKTLTIRMDRAQENAIKIADYLEAHPKVEKVMFPGLKSHPQYELGKKQMKGPGAMISFELKGGFEAGEILMNNVKIAMLAVSLGGIETLIQHPASMTHAGMGKEGRLAAEITDGLVRYSVGIEDVEDLIQDLDQALAKI is encoded by the coding sequence ATGGAAAATACAAACAGTGGTTTTAACACAAAACTGATTCATGCAGGTGATGCTCACGATCAGTGGGGAAGTGCAGTAACTCCTATTTATCAGACTTCAACTTTTGCTTTTAAAAATGCAAAACATGGTGCAGATTGCTTTGCCGGCAAAGAAAAAGGATTTATTTATACCAGAATTGGCAATCCAACAATTGAAGCCTTAGAAAAAAAGGTAGCGGTTTTAGAAAATGGTTTTGGTGGAATCGCGTTAGCGTCTGGAATGGCTGCCGTTACTGCTGTTTACATGACTCTTTTATCAAAAGATTCACATGTGTTAAGTACAAGTGCTGTTTACGGTCCGAGCCGAAGTGTTTTAGAAACTCATTTCATGAAATTTGGAGTTGAGTGCACATTTGTTGACACTTCAAATATCGAAAATATTGAAAAAAATATTCGCCCAAATACAAAAATGCTTTATATCGAAACCCCTGGCAATCCAACTATTTCTATTACAGATATTGCTGCATGTGCTGAAATTGCTCACAAACATGGAATTCCGGTTGTTGTTGACAATACTTTTTGCAGTCCATATTTACAAAAACCTTTAGACTTAGGTGCAGATATAGTTTTACATTCTATAACCAAATTCATTAATGGACACGCCGACGTTGTTGGTGGAGTTATAATTGCAAAAGATTCAGAAATGTATGCAAAACTTCGTAAAACAATGGTTTACATGGGTGGCAACATGGACCCACATCAGGCATATTTGGTAGTGCGTGGTATTAAAACTCTTACAATTCGTATGGATCGCGCTCAGGAAAATGCAATTAAAATTGCAGATTATTTAGAAGCACATCCAAAAGTTGAAAAAGTAATGTTTCCTGGACTAAAATCACATCCACAATACGAACTTGGAAAAAAACAAATGAAAGGTCCGGGTGCTATGATCAGTTTCGAACTTAAAGGTGGATTTGAAGCAGGTGAAATTTTAATGAATAATGTAAAAATAGCTATGCTAGCTGTTTCACTTGGTGGAATAGAAACTTTAATTCAACATCCTGCATCAATGACACATGCGGGAATGGGAAAAGAAGGCAGATTGGC
- a CDS encoding Na/Pi symporter, with the protein MRSITFIFVLLFFTGFVSGQNVLSKPTIKDSLNYCGDNQVVTSGQHLFKTIKVLVSEKGNPVSGVSVELKVLLSPDINNKGIVSPATIITNNNGIAEFNYLPAEESGDYLLAASLTNDTNSGILAYKATVRNNYWAWWVVFGLLGGLGLFLFGINYLSDGLQRAAGNKLRTILSNLTQNRLAGLGIGSFITTVIQSSSAMSVMLISFVDSGLMKFRQTVPVIIGSAIGTTLTIQLVALNISKYALAFVAVGFILNFFAKRHYFKHLGQIITGLGLLFLGLMLMSESIAPLKTFQPVIDALLEMENPLIGVLAGIIFTAITQSASAFIGIVIILGSQGLLSLEASIPLLIGANVGTSVTAIIAAVGVSTEAKKVAVAHTVYRIIGAGLIVWWIPAFAEIVRSVSVSEATAGVSVAIPRQIANSHTLFYLGLTIISLPLTSLFAKFIDKLVPTKKTDTQTFLSVQFIDDNLLSTPPLALNLAKQETIRMAHIVQDMVNDVLLPFLLNEGNVIPEVEKNEKQVDYLRDIISEYLVKISRLNVHEENTNEAFQMLSVVKELEQMADIVAVNLLSKAKEWVVCGHSLSDEGKKEIVDFHNRCQKQLSRAIEVFRDVNLEKAKVINRKGKKYSDLAIELEKSHFLRLAGEVRQSVDSSRFHMELLGMFNAINRHASNIARILLKGIN; encoded by the coding sequence ATGAGAAGTATAACTTTTATTTTTGTTTTACTTTTTTTTACCGGCTTTGTCAGTGGCCAAAATGTTTTGTCTAAGCCAACAATAAAAGATTCGTTAAATTATTGTGGAGATAATCAAGTAGTAACTTCAGGTCAGCATTTATTTAAAACAATAAAAGTTTTAGTTTCAGAAAAAGGTAATCCGGTTTCTGGAGTATCTGTAGAGTTAAAAGTTTTATTATCTCCGGATATAAATAATAAAGGAATAGTCTCTCCTGCAACCATAATTACAAATAATAATGGGATTGCCGAGTTTAATTATTTACCTGCTGAGGAATCGGGTGATTATTTATTAGCAGCATCCTTAACAAATGACACAAACTCAGGAATACTTGCATATAAAGCTACAGTTAGAAATAATTATTGGGCGTGGTGGGTTGTATTTGGTTTGCTTGGAGGGTTGGGATTATTTTTATTTGGTATTAATTATTTAAGTGATGGTTTACAGCGTGCAGCCGGGAATAAATTGCGTACCATTTTAAGTAATCTCACACAAAACCGACTTGCGGGTTTAGGAATTGGATCATTTATTACTACGGTTATCCAAAGCAGTAGTGCAATGTCTGTAATGCTTATAAGCTTTGTAGATTCAGGGCTTATGAAATTCCGACAAACTGTTCCGGTTATAATAGGCTCTGCAATTGGAACTACGCTTACTATTCAACTTGTTGCTCTAAATATCAGTAAATATGCATTGGCTTTTGTTGCTGTGGGTTTTATTCTTAATTTTTTTGCAAAGCGGCATTATTTTAAACATTTGGGGCAAATAATAACTGGATTGGGATTATTGTTTTTGGGTTTAATGTTAATGTCAGAATCAATTGCTCCACTTAAAACCTTTCAGCCCGTAATAGATGCTTTGCTTGAAATGGAAAATCCACTAATTGGCGTTCTTGCAGGAATAATTTTTACTGCCATAACACAAAGCGCAAGTGCATTTATTGGAATAGTAATAATTCTTGGTTCGCAAGGATTACTCTCATTAGAAGCGTCAATTCCACTTTTAATCGGTGCAAATGTTGGGACTTCTGTTACAGCAATTATTGCTGCTGTTGGGGTTTCTACAGAAGCCAAAAAAGTTGCTGTTGCTCATACCGTTTACAGAATTATTGGTGCAGGTTTAATTGTTTGGTGGATTCCTGCTTTTGCAGAGATTGTTAGGTCTGTTTCTGTCTCAGAAGCTACTGCAGGTGTTTCTGTTGCAATTCCAAGACAAATAGCAAATTCGCATACATTGTTTTATTTGGGTCTAACAATTATTTCACTTCCATTAACAAGTTTATTTGCAAAGTTTATTGATAAACTTGTTCCAACAAAAAAAACCGATACTCAAACTTTTCTTTCAGTTCAGTTTATTGATGATAATCTTTTATCTACTCCGCCACTTGCGCTTAACCTTGCAAAACAGGAAACAATACGAATGGCACATATAGTTCAGGATATGGTTAATGATGTATTGTTACCGTTTCTGTTAAATGAAGGAAACGTTATACCGGAAGTTGAAAAAAATGAAAAACAGGTTGATTATTTAAGAGATATAATTTCAGAATATCTGGTAAAAATCAGTCGTTTAAATGTTCATGAAGAAAACACAAATGAAGCATTTCAAATGTTATCTGTTGTTAAGGAACTTGAACAAATGGCGGATATTGTTGCTGTAAATCTTTTGTCAAAAGCCAAAGAATGGGTTGTGTGTGGCCATAGCTTGAGCGATGAGGGAAAAAAGGAAATAGTTGATTTTCATAATCGATGTCAAAAGCAATTGTCACGTGCAATAGAAGTATTTAGAGATGTGAATTTAGAAAAAGCAAAAGTCATTAATAGAAAAGGAAAGAAATACAGTGATTTAGCAATTGAACTTGAAAAAAGTCATTTTTTAAGACTTGCAGGAGAGGTTCGGCAATCAGTTGATAGCAGCCGGTTTCATATGGAATTGCTGGGAATGTTTAATGCAATAAATCGTCATGCATCTAATATTGCAAGAATATTGCTGAAAGGAATTAATTAG